The genomic region CTCTACCAGCATCGTGGACGATTTGCTTAACAACACCACGAATGTAACCGTGACGTTCAGCGTAATCCAAGTTTCTCAACTTGGCAGCACCTTGTCTCAATCTGGTGTGAGAGGTGAAGATAGAACCAGCACcctttctttggtttctaATAACTCTACCTGTTTTGAAACTGACAATCGACAATGGATATGCAAAATGCTCATGccattgttgaaagataaTTCTTGTTAGTATaactgaaaaattcttATTataattgttgaaaaaacaTCTGAACCACATCTGAATCGACACTCATTATAATTCCAGATCTATCATTGATCCCATGCCAGCTATTGTCGTTTCTTCCTCTGCTCTCTGTATCGTTTAAATCTCTTTTTCCCAATGATATTGACGTAATAATTCCcaatcatcttctttggtAGATTTAACACATATATTGCATATCGCTAACAGTAATTCAATCATCAACTCTCAAAACATATCATATTCGCTCTTTGCATTGTTTAATTATGGCCGGTGTGTGCCTGGTTAACATTATTctatatttcattattcGTTCTTAAAATGATGGCCATTTCTTTAATTCAGTGCTTTCAAATCCTCATAACTCTATGTCACCGTAATAGACATACCCATTGTTTACTTCGGTTTGGTTGGACAGTATCAGTGCAATAAGAATAAAGTGTAACACAAAATACTATTGCAAAGCAGTATTACCATATAGTTTCAATGAATGatctttaattctttcttcaataactATACCTacaatattgaaaattcaCCATTTGCCAGAATTGGTCCATGTACTGGAACCGAAGGGGCTGGGCAGAAACTCTGGTCCCAGCCTAGGCATTGGTTCTGTGAATCTGAATTCCAGCCTGGAGGGAGAGTTTCCTGGGCAGGACTAGGAAAGCCGGACAGAGAGACTCTGTGTCTCAGCTCCCCCTGGCAGAACGGCTCAGTCTTAGAGGAAAGGAATATCGGCAGGGGGACGTCTGCCCAGGACACCCAGCCTTACCACAATTGGACTGCCTTGTGTAAGTTTTTCTGAAAAAGTTTATGTGTATTACCTTAAACAGTAATAATGTATAACcaaattccaaaaatatataaaatACATTGAGGTACGGATGTAAGGTGGAACAGTCACATAATCTGTTATTGTGTACTTGCTGATGTTGAATGTGTCACTAATGAATTTATTGACTGATTGACTGATCGCCCGATGACTGTTTTGTTGCATTTTACGTAGAAAAGCATGTTGTTTATGAAACCATAGTTATATAATTGATAGAAGTAGTAATGCTAGTAGTATGTGTATTAGGCTGCGACCTGTTCTACAGGTTGTTGAGATTCTAATTGAGACTCTGCATTTGAATTAAGTAATGGATTGTCCTGCGATGCTGTCACACCATCTTCCTGGTCGATAAGCGGTTCGGCATTGGCCTCGGGCTCCACCACAGCACCGTCATTACCGTCAGCTTGTGGTTGAGGATTTCCCTCGATAGGAATTGCCGCAACAGCATTAGCTGTATCAGGTTCATCTCCTGTTACCCCAGCATCTGCTGGGATTTCGTTGTTGCCTTCCGCGGACTCTCCATTAGTGTTAGCACCCGCCTTCTTCTCTAAAGCCCTTTGcacttcttcaatcttttcTATAAATGCGTTCTTCACGTTTATCTGTTTGCCCCTAAATTTCTCTTGTGTTGCAAACTGTTTCGCATCGTTTAGCCTGAAGGCATCGGGGAACGTTACCAAGGCTGCTGTGAAATGGCGATGGAAAGTGAACCCACGTCTATAAGTTCTATTTTTAAATACAACAATTTCTTGTGGATCAAatcctttgaaatattcacGTAGCTGATTATCAGTCGTATTACGAGGAATGAATCCAATGAATGCAATGGTCTCGGAAACAGGTTTTTCTGTTATCACAGTGGTAACGTTCCCAACGTCAGAACTTTCAGAATTAACTGGATCAACCGTCACTATCGGATTGGCATCGGCATTGGCACCGGCATTGGCATCAGCCGCACCAGCAACAGCTTCTGAAACTTCCGTCTCATTGTTACcagtttcttgaacattTTCAGTAGAAGCTTCAGGAATATCTGCTTCAACAGCTGGCTCctctctcttttttcttctaaaTGGAGTCAACCTGTGCTTCCtagatttcaattgtttaaCAAGAGGTTGTTGTTCCAGCGCGGATGCCACTTCTGGTGCTTCCGCAGGAGTATCTGAGGAGGCGGATGGATCAGCACCTGCAGTAGAGGAAGCAACCACAGCCACTGATGATTTTCTAACGATTTGAACCTTATTAGAATCAATTGGAATATGCATTCTTAAATTCAAATGCCTTTCCATGAACAATTTCccattcaattcttgaataACCTTATTtgcatcttcttcattggAAAATTCAGCATATGCAATCCCAAATGGACGCACTGCTTTATTCTTCAAGCCTCTCACAGTTTGACTTGGGATCAATACAGAAATGACATTGTAGTCTTGCAAATATTCATATAATTGATTCTCACTTGCTTCGAAACTCAAGTTCGAAATGTATACCCTTGCGTGCGACGACATTGATGTGATGTTAATTTTTTACAACTTCGCTTGGCTGTTTCCTGTTGAAActcttccaaatcttctatATGATGTGAACTTAAGCTCCACAAGTACGCCCTTTCGACTGTTGCCTATACTATCAAGCGATGTATTGGGAATTCAAGAAGGCCTTTGACTTTGTgttcatatatataatgtTTCGAGGAAGATTTCTGTATAGAAGTTGTGTCACAAAATCAGGGGCTACCTGACGTTtatctatatataataaaGGAATAAGGCGAGTGGCGTCAATTAGATGACTTTTGACACGAAAAATTCCACAATAGAGTCcttcaaaaataaaaaaggGAAACTAGCCGCCGTTCTTGACgtatccgggtaacaacTATACCTTACactttttgaaagtttcatGCACGTGACTGTGAGATGAGATTCTAAGGCTAAGGAAAGACGCCTGAAGAGCATTAACGTAATTACAAAAGTAACCGTCAGTTAATCTTAAATTAATGATATTATGAAAGAAACGTTATACAAGATAGTTGAGTTAGTCTAATTGGGAAAAaagttcatttttttcaatcgACAGAACAAATACTAAGCTgcttatttcttttcagcacGCTTAGCAGCCAAAGCCTTGGCAGTACCGTGCAAAGCGAATCTATGGTTTCTTCTGAACTTGGCATCGACACCCTTCAAGGATGGGTACTTGTAGGTCTTTGGCTTCTTGATACCGTTTCTGTGAGCCTTTTTGGTTTGGTTGTGAGCGGTATGGTTCTTAGACTTAGCCATTTCGAACTATAGGAAAATATATTCATCATTAATATTGTTAgtaaaattgaatttggaattgatAAGTGTTTTCTGTGATATAATGGATGTACAGAGGAAAATTAAATCGTCCATATGTTAAAAGTCTGCCAGGAGTATTGCTTGTAAAGTATAAGACCTGATTTGTCCATTGATTGACTCCGTCGTGTAGTAAGTTCTCAGTATTGTATTCGTTCTGCCCTCCATTTCAGCAGTTAGTTCCGATCATCAGTTAACAAATCTCAGTCAATAGTGCTCTAAGTTTCATTCGTTACGGCATGATTCTTCTCTAGTCAATGTCAATGATGGTTACCTCTCGTTTTAATTCGATATCAAACTTGGTGAATAAAGATCATACTGATCCTCAATTTAACGGTAATTTGTTCGGTCTTTCTCCAGTACTCCATATATCACTTAGGTGCCATGTTTAAACGTACGTTTTCAGTTGGTTTCCGGTTCTCTTACGACTGCTAATGTAACAACACGAACTACCTTTAATTTAGCATTCACTCCTTTCAATTGATGTTTGAAGTGAAGGTTCATTGTCTGAACTATGAAGTGGCAGGCGAAAACCTGCAATCTGACGAAAATGGAGCAGCAGAAATACTAAATACGGTAATttctttcagtttttgaatttccCGAGATACAccaaattttgaaagaaataaaaccAATGGGTGTACGGGTGTTAACTAAAGTTTAAACAGTCCTCGTTTATCAGAATTTCATGGACCAAAACTGTTTATCTCAAACCCATACTAGCCTCAAATAAAGATTGCACGACATAATATATCGTCAAATATTTAAGCATGAAGATCAACATAATGAGACAATAATGTGAGCATAaacatcaaagaaaaagtatGACGGACTGCTGTACGgattgtttttttcttttcatttacaAATTAAATAAGtgccaaagaaaatgttaGATGAACAAAAGGTTTTAGGTACAgatgaaataaataaacATGACTAAGACTTGGAAACAATTAACATATCTTGATCCCAattttttattgaaaggAAAGGGTCAGTAAAATGATACCATATTACTCCTCTCTTTCCTTCTATTTGCAATGCCATGGGTGTTGAGAAAGGTTATTTtcttaattcttttgagaaaaaagaggaagaaaacCGAATCTAgtagtaataataataataataataataaaataatgGTAGTGGAGTAgtctcttcttctgaatttttttggtacagttcttcaaattgattCCAGATACCCTTCGATCTGTGATTCCttcacttttttgtttcttatttttAAATTTTAAGTTTATTGTGTTTCTAAGTCAATAATTCATAATAGTATGGGATGGATTGTGTGGTTgtttggaattgaaaagaaaactctACTTATTTCCTCAAATTGCAAGGGGGAACCTTAGGTGATTACGATAAGCTGAAACATCTTTTTCGCTTTTAAATTCTTTTAGAGAttgaatgttgaaatatGTGTTAAGTATAACGGTTGATTTTTTGAACAGGACTGAAATAAAGGTTAGAAAAAAGTAGAATATGAACTCTCCTTTTCCATTTGCATTtatattgatgaaatggGATATctcttttatttcaagtAATCGAACAGTTTTGGAGCAGCGCATTCATCCACGAAATGTGCCAAGTGGAAGAATTCTTCCACACAGTCCTCCTTGTATGCCAAATCTTCATAGCCTGGTTCTTCTTGTGCCTTTTGAACTCTTTCGACACATTCCAGATAATGATGAACCAAGTGCTTACCTTCTTCGGTAGATTTACATTCTTCTCTCAAAGCATCTAATTGATCaccttgttcttcttcttcatcttcatcgtcttcatcttcgtcatcttcttcctcttcttcatcttcttcaacgtcGTCTTCAGCCTTGGCCACAGTTGGCACGAAAGCATCCTTTAATTCTTCCAAGTAAGCAGTAATAGAGGAAATCATTCTGTTCTCTTATAATATGTGTGTGTATGTTAATTTAAAATTGATAGTTTCAAAAAGGACAGGGAAATTCTAGTATCGAGTAAAATCAAAATACAACGAATAAATATGAATAAAGCCCAAAGTTTGTGAATGTATTGGTTGTATTATTGTTCTTATGAATATTTTATTCTGTGtatatcaaacaaaataaaataaaataaaatcaaaactgGATGTAATAGAATAAAACCAAATACCCGACGTATTAGTTACTTGATACCGTATTGAaccgaaaagaaaacttaTAAAACCTAGTTAAACAACTTATGAATTGGAGCTAACCTAACAAAAATATGATATAACCGAAGTAATGTGAACTGAATATTATATCGATTGATTGATAGATATATTATAATTAAAATCGAAatatgaaatttttcataCTTtaaactaaaaaaaaaaatatcgaaggtcaaaaaaaaaaattacgCAGAAATCAACGTATCAATGTGGAAGCATATAACGGAAACTCTACATATAGATAACCGATAAAATTCAAGGTTTAAACTGCACACGAATTAAGAGAGCTTGGATAGGGTTTGATTCTGAGCGGTTTTGGTGCTTGTTTGGCACCTTAGTCAATTGCTGGAGTCGCAGGAACGGACTATTTCCCTGCCCAAATTGGCCGGCCAATGAAATAATCGATGCTGGAAATGTTTATGTTATCCAGCCTTTGTACTGCCGTTTCAGTTGCGACATTGTATCGGTCATCACATTGTACGACGAATAAACAGGCTCTTTCCTCTTGAAATCTTACTTGTTGAGAGAACCAACAGCCGCTGTGGGCATAGGGGAGCCGCTAGAGGCTCCCGCACTGAGTCTGGCTTTTTTCGGAAGGAATAGCTATTAAAGGCGATCTGTGTCACACACGACGGTAGATTGTGATTGGTTCGTCGATAGTGATGGATGACATTTTATTTGCACGTGATACATAATTATCTATGATGTAAAGCAACTGAAAATATCATATCACGTGGTTTAAGGGTAAGAAACACTATAGATACATTTATACAGGCACAGAGAGAGAAAGATGTCTGTACTCACTGGTTGGAGTTTGCCTTCAACAATTGACGGATATACTGGGCAGCCAGCTCGACTGTGGTAGCTTTGGATGGGATTGCCGCCACGTCTTTGAGTTCCTTTGGAATCAAGGACTCAAGATCCTTCAATGCATTGTTCaatctgtttcttcttccttgtTCTGCTACTTTATGCACTTGCTTTTGCTTCTTTACCAcgtcgtcatcatcatcgtcttcttcgtcaCGTTCGTTTTCACGGTCAGCGTCAGCGTCATTTTCGTCATCCTCACTAGAGGATTTAGGTTTCTGAGAAGATCGATTTGATCCTCTTAATGAGGTTCGTCTTCCAGGCACGGATCTTGTTCTGCCGTTACTCTTCACAGAGGAATTTGAACTTGAAGCTGATGGTGCAGTAAGAGCTGGTGCAGTTGTTGCAGTGGTACCTGATGTAGATGTTGTAGAATTAGAATTAGCATTAATCGTGGGTGAAGTTGTTGTAGAAccattatttttctttagtTTCGTATTAGAACCGTTACTCGATGAGTTTGTATTGTTGAAACCTTGTTTCTGTACCGTAGGCGATTGCTTTTGATTGTTTTCACCTCCTGCGCCAGTGCCGCCCGCTTCTTCTACAGAAGATTGACGATGAGTAGCGGCAGTGCTGTAATAACCCTCAGAGTATTTTTTCGGTTTGATGACGGGAGATTCAGTGGCTCGTAGCACGGATTCATCGTTAGAAGGAGTCATTGTATTTGAATTAGACGGAAGAATAATCTTTGGATAATTCATCAACGATGACGGAGTCATTCTATCCGAGTTTGATCCATTAGATGATGAATGTGCAGAGTTTGGAGTATGGTTGTTACTGTTATGTGAACCTGCGTTTTCATTCTTTAGGGAGGAGTCCGGTAATTTGAACACCATATCGTCTCGACTTCCACTCTTGAATTTCGTTAAAGATCTTCGTGATGAGATATGTGGAGAATGCTTTATGATCTTATTTGTATTTGTCGTTTGGTTGGACTGTGTCGGTCCCATCAGTGGCGTTGTATGAGGGGTCCGTTTCGAGCGCGTATTCGTTGTAGAACTTTTCcttgatgatgatataCTGGCATCTGGTAGAGAGAAACcctgttgttgttgctgctggtgACGTTGTTGTAGATGCTGTTGTTCGATTGCATTCAATGCAGGCGAAGTCAAGGGTGAGAACTTCGAAGTATGTGGGCCATGTTCTTGTGTGGTCGACGAGGGcatcgaagaagaagaattttcGGGCATAAACGGCGTGTTTTGCACGTTACCGTAAGGCACCCCTGAAGGTCCCATGAAAGGCGTGTTGTGCAAACTGTTGGTAGGCATCACCATGGGTGAAACCATAGGCGAGAAAACCATATCTGGTCTTACGTGTTCACTACCATTGGAATCCTCGGGCCCTACTGAAGAATGCGCATGGTGGCTGCTCTGATGGCCATggtgttgttgttgttggcTGTGATGGTGACTGTTTTGTTGATGCTCGTGGTGTTCATCCTCAATCAAAGAGAAATCCAGCTGAAAATGCGATGGAGAAGGTCCCGAAAGCCCAATCGGGCTCAGCGAATCCTGATCCAAAAAAGATGCAGAATCGTGGTGATGAGGAGCTTCATCCCCTGCGCCCAGGTTTGTACCAGTCGGAACCTGGTTACCACTATTACTAGCACCACCAGTACGATCTCCGTTCAAGAGCGCATGTGATAAATGGTCCAAATCCATATCGATATCTTCAGTCACATAATGATGCGAATCCATAACCCAGGGCGTACTCCTCCTAGAATTCACAAACCCTTCGTCAGCTTGATCTTCGTGTTTAACGTCGTCCCTCTCATGGCGATGCGAGTGCAAATACTCATCGACTTGATCCAAAATAGCTGAACTGGGACCAACTGTCCCGGGACCATTATTACCGGTATCACCGTTTTGACTTTCATTTCTGGAGTCATTACCATCGTCCATATTCAAATCATGGTTTCCGTTATAGTTCGAATGATGATGGGACCGTGAATGCTCAGCAGGACTGACTCCATGCAAATAGTCATCAGACATAATCCTTGAGCGAGCAAAGAGGAAACTTTGAACCAGCGTACACCAGACTCTAAACTTGCTGTTTGGGGTGCCTTAACACGGTAGAAGTACAAATAAACGGCGTACAGAATACATAGAGACATACACACACAACATACACACACTTTAtacgtatatatatatatatataaagaggTCATCTCTTGACTAATCTGTCAATactaaaaaaaaggaaTACAAGTAATATTGACTTGCATCGAAATCCAaaacaatatcaaataaTAAGAAAAACCAAATCCATATGGAAATCGACATTATAACTGTGCAATCATCTAAAGGAAAAATTACACACTTTCCATGAAATATTTATATAACGATAGATCAGGATACGGGTCTGTGATAGCCAGGTGTAGTGGAAATAGAAAGAGATCCGTTGGTATTGCTAGTGGAATAGGAAATTCCATTATCGATTTCTACGTGGATTCGTTTAACAAGTAAATACCGTATGTACTTCGTAGGAACCAGGCGAAAGATGCGTTCATTGATTCATCGATGGATCTTGGATTGGATAGCACTCTAGCAGCCCTCTCTGGGAATTGGGCTGGCCAATTCCCAACGTTTAACGGGGTGGTTACAATCCAGAGTATGCATTTTAAAACTGACGTCCGTTGCTTGTTTGGGGTCCGGGTAACACCACGTGGgacatatatatatgttcCCTTTTGTCAACTCGCGATGACTACATTTATTCTTACTTGGCCTGTCTCTGGCAATATCTAAGCTGAATGCTATTGGAATTGGCTCGAGGGATAAAATACGGTCTGAAATTTCCGATTACATGATTACATGAAGCTGGGTTCTAGGCAAATCGTGAGTAAGTAGGTGATTTGTGAAATGATTGCTTGTTGATTCAATTGGAGATCACAGAAGGGGCCCTTAGAGGCCCCTTCAGAGACTCCACAATTCTGTATTTGATTGATTGATTGAATGAATGATTGAATAGCTGGTACCGCACGTGCGGTGCCGTTTATATATGCAGCTTGTAAATTATATAATAATCCCGATCTCAATTCTTGTCAGCACGTGCAAGCCACGTCGTTTCACTTGCTCCCTTTATTTTGGCGATATCCGCAGCACTCAACTTCAATCCGTTACGAGTGCTATGACCCACGCTCTGTACCTTCAATCCGAAGTCTCTAATGGCACCCGATCTCTTTTTTAGCTTCCCACGTCCAATACGTCTCTCGATGTCGTTCTTGTATGTGGACTCGATGCGACGGAACTCTCCGCGTGATACACGTGACAACACCGTTCCTGCGTCACGTGCTTCTTGTTCGTATTTAGTGATACGTCCCGTATGCTTCTTGATCATACCCTTCCGTATGTTCATGGGCATCGATTCGAGGTTCTTGTGCTGCACCGCGTTGATCTGGGACAGCGATTGAAGTCTTGTCTCTAGGGTTCTGGCACGAGCCTTGCCGTGCAATTCGGAATCGTGTATTGTATCTTTGTCAGTTTGGAACGCACTGATGAGATGCGATTCCTTTAGGAACCGTTGTAATTCTATATCGTTTCGTAGGTTGTCTCTCTCCTGATCAGAATCCGAGTCAGAATCTGCAGCTGCATTCTGACCCGCTGTCTCTAAGGCTCGTACCGTTGGGGCCTTCCCGCTTCGTATTAAcctttgttctttcttgcTAGGTTTGTATTcgttttgttcttcttggaaTTTAACCACTCTTGGTTGTCTGACGGgttgcttcttttcaggcaagtcttcttcaagatctGACTCCTCTATCTCGTCGAACCCATAGAACGATGTGTCAGAACCAGATGCAGACTCACTTTCCTTCTCGTCCTCTGATTCAGACTGACTAACATtatcgtcatcgtcatcgcTATGTGCATTCTTGGTCTTGTCCTCGAAGCCCATGCTCTCCAGAGTCCCAAACTGTGCCTCAAAGGCAAGACGCTGAGCTTCTAGCTGTTTCATATACTCGTCGTCCATGTTGTTGGAGCCTGCGATATCTTGTTTGGGTCGAGTTATTTGCATCTGGTGCTGTTCATGTGATGACCATGTAGAGCTCATCGCGCatcgaaatttttcaccgTGCTTTTTTATTCAATGGATATCAAGAATTACCTGGGCAAGACCAAGAGTCAACTGATGTAAAGCACGTAAGCAAAGTACACCAGGCTACAATGACTAAGTTTGTCGGGTGCATTGATTTGCACGATGGGCAGGTGAAACAAATCGTGGGTGGTACGCTTACTGATTCGTCCAAAGATAAAGTTACTACGAATTTCGTATCGAAATTACCACCTTCTCATTATGCGAAGCTATACCATGAGAATCAGGTCGAGGGATGTCACGTTATTAAGCTGGGTCCCAATAACGATGAGGCAGCATTAGAAGCATTGAACGAATGTCCTAATTTTTTACAAGTAGGTGGTGGTATCACCCTGGATAACTGTGGATACTGGTTAAAGTATGCTTCCAAGATTATAGTAAcgtcttttcttttcgataaGAGTACATATCAGTTCCAACGTGAgaaattggtgaaattgGCTGAAATATGTGGTAAGGACCGTTTAGTGGTAGATCTCTCATGCAAACGTGTCACGAAACCGGATCAAGAGCCAAAGTGGGTCGTTGCTATGAATAAATGGCAGACCCTTACTGATTTGGAGCTAAACGAAAGAACTTTCGCTGATCTTTGTCAATATACCGATGAATTCTTGGTTCATGCAGCAGATGTAGAGGGTCTATGTAATGGGATTGATGAAGAGCTAGTGGCTCATTTGTACAAATGGACTGCGGATATTCCAAAAGTGAAAATCGTATACGCAGGCGGCGCTAAGAGTGTGGATGATTTAAGGCTAGTAGAGAAATTGAGTCATGGCAAAATTGATTTGACCTTTGGTAGTGctcttgatatttttggTGGATCCCTTGTAAAGTTCGAGGACTGTGTCCAATGGAACCATGAGAAACACGCTTAGCTTCCAGTCTTTGTCTAATAGTTACACTTTCGATGGAAATAAACATTCTATATAGAGATAGAGATATTGAAACATTTTTGACCgttcaacttttgaacGGACGTGGTAGATTGGATGGTAGCAGATGCTGCTAGTGCCTTTGAGTATGCTAGTATTAAGGAATATATGCCTTGTGTTTCGTCAATGAATTATAGAAAAATCGTTGCCTTTCACGATAATTGTGGTAgctttttcttgttgtctTGTCTCACCATGCATCATCGTATCCTGAGCCTCCTACTGGCCCTCCATAAGGATCcatatcttcttccatcGGCACTTGTTGTGATACGTGCGTAGATACAGCTCCTGCTGCGAAATTAACTTTCTCTTGGTCCATCTTCTTTAATGAGAATAATATGTCGGCTACTTTATCCTGTAAAGTTTTGATACCACGTACGACGACTTGTTCCGAAGTGATGGAACCAACAGACTCGACGTTTATGTAAAATGTATTAGGTTTGGCCCTGTAGTCGAAATCCTCGTCTTCGTTAGGAGgatcttcaaattcacaATTCTTAGATTGAGGCCATTCGTCCCTTGCATCCTGTTCGTACCAGTAATCTGTGTGTTTTAACTTATTCCATGGATCATATTCAAACTCTATAGCTGCTGATGGTGACCATTTCGCatgttcttttgaaatacCCTTCTTAGCGATACATTTCACTCTTATCTCTTGTCCCTTTCTTAGTTTACAGATTAATACACCATTTGCTTCTCTGTCTTGTATAATTGGATGGCCAATATTTCTACCCTTCAAATCGCTGGTAATCTGCAAATCCTTAGCATAAACGTTCGTCGTGGATTCACTCTCACCGATAGCATGTAGTATTAGCTCTACTGAACAACGGTCACAGTGATCTTCACAGTAACAGTCACGACAGTATACAACTTGATCAATGTCTGCACTTTGTAATGGAATTAACCCAAGTCTATGCGCAATAAATTCATCTGCCAACACAGTAGTATTAGTTTCAATCTCAACAGAATCGATGGCTAGTGTAGGAATCTCAGATATCATGACTCTACGTAACGAGTTTGCTAAAGCCAAGTCGACATTAGAAAGTATAAAGTCAACGTTGTCCTTGGTTGCTTCTCTAATTTTTACTTGGGGACCTTCTTCGCTCATTTGTTCTTTCGCAGTATTAAACTCTGATTTCTCCCTAAGATATGACCTGCTCCTTGCTCAATCAAATACCAGAGTATTGACCAAACTACAGCAACGAAATGATTTGTTCTCGTTCCCTTGGTGCATTCGATTATTGTTTtatgaatttttcacttttgttcagttggaaaatttttgaGCTTTGGCAGCGTTTGGTCACGTGCATAGGACTATTCCATCAATACTGTTTCAAATAGGCTCAGCTAAGAATAATATTGCTCGGAGTCATGTATATATAGCCTTTATTACCTATAGTTAACTTCTTCGAACAATAGTGGCcccatttctttcttattagcattatttcttctttgtaGGACCTTCAAATCGGTTTTTGAACATATTAGAAAGCTGATCCCACGCAATAGGCGAAATATCAAGTACAATTACACATCACCGAATTTAAAATAAGGTGAGTTATCCACAGATAATCAGCCTTTTACCATGCCTAAAGGAATTGCCCGTGTGGATGAGAAAGTTTCAGTAAAGGCGTCATTGCCAGATTTGCGATTTGAACAGACCTTTAAGCAGTCCTTGAGGAAAGAAGctttgaaacagaataaaTTAACTCTATCGGTGGCTGATGGATCTGTCGTAGATCCTCCCATTACACCATATATCGTTGCAAAAGTTGTTGCTAGAGATATTTTGATAAGTCCATTTTTGCAGGGTG from Kluyveromyces lactis strain NRRL Y-1140 chromosome D complete sequence harbors:
- the RRT5 gene encoding Rrt5p (some similarities with uniprot|P43607 Saccharomyces cerevisiae YFR032C Hypothetical ORF) → MSSHARVYISNLSFEASENQLYEYLQDYNVISVLIPSQTVRGLKNKAVRPFGIAYAEFSNEEDANKVIQELNGKLFMERHLNLRMHIPIDSNKVQIVRKSSVAVVASSTAGADPSASSDTPAEAPEVASALEQQPLVKQLKSRKHRLTPFRRKKREEPAVEADIPEASTENVQETGNNETEVSEAVAGAADANAGANADANPIVTVDPVNSESSDVGNVTTVITEKPVSETIAFIGFIPRNTTDNQLREYFKGFDPQEIVVFKNRTYRRGFTFHRHFTAALVTFPDAFRLNDAKQFATQEKFRGKQINVKNAFIEKIEEVQRALEKKAGANTNGESAEGNNEIPADAGVTGDEPDTANAVAAIPIEGNPQPQADGNDGAVVEPEANAEPLIDQEDGVTASQDNPLLNSNAESQLESQQPVEQVAA
- the RPL29 gene encoding 60S ribosomal protein eL29 (highly similar to uniprot|P05747 Saccharomyces cerevisiae YFR032C-A RPL29 Protein component of the large (60S) ribosomal subunit) produces the protein MAKSKNHTAHNQTKKAHRNGIKKPKTYKYPSLKGVDAKFRRNHRFALHGTAKALAAKRAEKK
- the QCR6 gene encoding ubiquinol--cytochrome-c reductase subunit 6 (weakly similar to uniprot|P00127 Saccharomyces cerevisiae YFR033C QCR6 ubiquinol-cytochrome c oxidoreductase subunit 6 (17 kDa)), whose translation is MISSITAYLEELKDAFVPTVAKAEDDVEEDEEEEEDDEDEDDEDEEEEQGDQLDALREECKSTEEGKHLVHHYLECVERVQKAQEEPGYEDLAYKEDCVEEFFHLAHFVDECAAPKLFDYLK
- the PHO4 gene encoding phosphate-sensing transcription factor PHO4 (conserved hypothetical protein), with amino-acid sequence MSDDYLHGVSPAEHSRSHHHSNYNGNHDLNMDDGNDSRNESQNGDTGNNGPGTVGPSSAILDQVDEYLHSHRHERDDVKHEDQADEGFVNSRRSTPWVMDSHHYVTEDIDMDLDHLSHALLNGDRTGGASNSGNQVPTGTNLGAGDEAPHHHDSASFLDQDSLSPIGLSGPSPSHFQLDFSLIEDEHHEHQQNSHHHSQQQQHHGHQSSHHAHSSVGPEDSNGSEHVRPDMVFSPMVSPMVMPTNSLHNTPFMGPSGVPYGNVQNTPFMPENSSSSMPSSTTQEHGPHTSKFSPLTSPALNAIEQQHLQQRHQQQQQQGFSLPDASISSSRKSSTTNTRSKRTPHTTPLMGPTQSNQTTNTNKIIKHSPHISSRRSLTKFKSGSRDDMVFKLPDSSLKNENAGSHNSNNHTPNSAHSSSNGSNSDRMTPSSLMNYPKIILPSNSNTMTPSNDESVLRATESPVIKPKKYSEGYYSTAATHRQSSVEEAGGTGAGGENNQKQSPTVQKQGFNNTNSSSNGSNTKLKKNNGSTTTSPTINANSNSTTSTSGTTATTAPALTAPSASSSNSSVKSNGRTRSVPGRRTSLRGSNRSSQKPKSSSEDDENDADADRENERDEEDDDDDDVVKKQKQVHKVAEQGRRNRLNNALKDLESLIPKELKDVAAIPSKATTVELAAQYIRQLLKANSNQ
- the FAF1 gene encoding Faf1p (similar to uniprot|P40546 Saccharomyces cerevisiae YIL019W FAF1 Protein required for pre-rRNA processing and 40S ribosomal subunit assembly); protein product: MSSTWSSHEQHQMQITRPKQDIAGSNNMDDEYMKQLEAQRLAFEAQFGTLESMGFEDKTKNAHSDDDDDNVSQSESEDEKESESASGSDTSFYGFDEIEESDLEEDLPEKKQPVRQPRVVKFQEEQNEYKPSKKEQRLIRSGKAPTVRALETAGQNAAADSDSDSDQERDNLRNDIELQRFLKESHLISAFQTDKDTIHDSELHGKARARTLETRLQSLSQINAVQHKNLESMPMNIRKGMIKKHTGRITKYEQEARDAGTVLSRVSRGEFRRIESTYKNDIERRIGRGKLKKRSGAIRDFGLKVQSVGHSTRNGLKLSAADIAKIKGASETTWLARADKN